A single Diachasmimorpha longicaudata isolate KC_UGA_2023 chromosome 10, iyDiaLong2, whole genome shotgun sequence DNA region contains:
- the LOC135166411 gene encoding zinc finger protein 37-like, whose amino-acid sequence MKVVCAAPNCKYSSDHEDSSHVIFVSFPNDDTATVWAHNCGRPDLIMKSNEELHLNYYICSDHIEDQYFLSKTNPIIITQGAIPTLFSIEVQPGQLDSFKPSYSSSDVINPLELSDCQETYVGGGSEYQNTIYNGNIPNDNDGADEIDGNEEVQSQQENNLNFENISVNIDHFEDMTMRFLNLCRICGKNATEYINIFDGREDGVTLQEKIRIHLPIVMESEDGLPQKICGDCHGRIESVHALVITSLLNDMKLRKFLNLPNKYNYEEKYRALVSQYELHSTTEAFFDGITHESCDFPKNSESPSSPCPEKEKPSKFVLHADLNNLILQPLQFQNEERTKTDVHSPPVMLTAEVMIEEQPEQMNSSEGHDGFHAEPDSASVLRADANPSGKDVLLNDNDGAGAPEQVSVRSSRRCGHCSQSFLHRKDLQSHITEAHNGEGALFKCGLCDKSYEKWSSLDVHEATHRQDKPYLCDLCGKSFKHSNNLRGHKRVHLDAARKKRHVCETCGSAFRSRFHLREHMNQHDGNKPYVCEQCGKAFSKRIQLRQHKLSHGTNKYACPICGMTFNRRGNMNTHFKRHSNSDGTYKCSVCDCKCKSMSDLKSHRKTHSLNDIIESIKQRSIDQTIFQCSTCSRVFSKRTHLSNHERIHKVDQPKVECDKCGKKLANKSSLRYHVKSMHTCERTHLCQFCGDAFISREARLIHERIHTGERPYSCKLCNMEYRCSSNLSQHMKAHAEVRPFVCQYCSKSFTRRSAVTVHERIHTGERPFVCSVCNRGFYQKYDMVKHEKTHEIKILKCEKCEETFNSKSEILKHLECSHNSERQSTEVSGEYVEISGNFDNYSLNVECSMGETEQIDDIQYS is encoded by the exons atgaaagtcGTCTGTGCTGCACCAAATTGTAAATACTCGTCTGATCATGAAGACTCGAGTCATGTCATTTTTGTCAGCTTCCCGAATGATGACAC GGCTACAGTATGGGCTCACAACTGTGGTAGACCAGACTTAATAATGAAATCAAACGAAGAACTACACCTTAATTACTACATTTGTTCGGACCACATAGAAGACCAATATTTTCTGAGCAAAACAAATCCGATAATCATCACTCAAGGGGCAATACCAACTCTCTTCAGCATTGAAGTGCAGCCAGGTCAATTGGACTCATTCAAGCCTTCGTATTCATCCAGCGACGTCATAAATCCCTTAGAATTGAGCGATTGCCAGGAAACCTATGTGGGCGGAGGCTCGGAGTATCAAAACACAATTTACAATGGTAATATCCCCAATGATAACGATGGGGCAGatgaaattgatggaaatgagGAGGTGCAGAGTCAACAGGAGAATAatcttaattttgaaaatatcagtGTTAACATAGACCACTTCGAGGACATGACAATGAGGTTCTTGAACCTTTGTAGAATTTGTGGAAAGAATGCTACTGAATACATCAACATTTTCGATGGGAGAGAGGATGGGGTCACTCTTCAGGAGAAAATTAGAATTCATTTGCCGATTGTCATGGAGAGTGAAGATGGATTGCCACAGAAAATATGTGGAGACTGTCATGGAAGGATTGAGAGTGTACATGCACTTGTGATAACTAGTTTATTGAATGATATGAAATTaaggaaatttttgaatttaccaAATAAG taCAATTACGAAGAGAAATATCGAGCCCTCGTATCCCAATACGAACTCCACTCGACAACCGAGGCATTCTTCGATGGTATCACCCACGAAAGTTGcgattttcccaaaaattcggaAAGCCCGAGTTCTCCATGTcctgaaaaagaaaaaccatCGAAATTCGTATTACATGCAGACCTGAATAATTTAATCCTGCAGCCCCTGCAGTTCCAAAATGAAGAGAGAACCAAGACTGATGTGCATAGCCCTCCAGTGATGTTAACAGCTGAGGTTATGATTGAGGAACAACCGGAGCAGATGAACTCTTCAGAAGGACACGATGGATTCCATGCAGAACCTGATAGCGCTTCCGTACTGAGAGCAGATGCCAATCCTTCAGGCAAGGATGTTCTCCTGAATGATAACGATGGGGCAGGGGCACCTGAACAGGTGTCAGTAAGGTCGAGTCGTCGATGTGGGCACTGCTCCCAGTCCTTTCTCCATCGCAAGGACTTGCAGTCGCATATAACTGAAGCTCACAACGGCGAAGGGGCACTATTCAAATGTGGATTATGCGACAAATCGTACGAAAAGTGGTCCAGCCTGGATGTTCACGAGGCCACTCATCGTCAGGATAAGCCTTACCTCTGCGATCTCTGTGGAAAGAGCTTTAAACACTCGAATAATCTCAGGGGACATAAACGTGTCCACCTGGATGCCGCTAGGAAAAAGCGACATGTGTGCGAAACTTGTGGAAGTGCATTTCGATCAAG gTTTCATCTTCGGGAGCATATGAACCAACACGATGGAAACAAGCCCTACGTGTGTGAACAATGTGGAAAGGCGTTTTCTAAGAGAATCCAATTAAGGCAACACAAATTGTCTCATGGAACTAACAAATATGCTTGTCCAATCTGTGGTATGACTTTCAATCGAAGGGGCAATATGAATACACATTTCAAGCGACATAGCAACAGCGATGGAACGTATAAATGCAGT gTCTGCGACTGCAAATGCAAGTCCATGAGTGACTTAAAGTCCCACCGAAAGACTCACAGCCTAAACGACATAATCGAAAGTATAAAACAGAGATCTATCGatcagacaatttttcaatgttcaaCTTGCAGTCGAGTATTTTCGAAGCGCACCCACCTGTCCAATCACGAACGAATTCACAAAGTTGATCAGCCGAAAGTTGAATGCGACaagtgtggaaaaaaattagcgAATAAAAGCTCCTTAAGGTATCACGTGAAGTCGATGCACACGTGCGAACGAACTCACCTATGTCAATTTTGCGGTGATGCATTTATCTCCAGAGAAGCCAGACTCATTCACGAGAGAATCCACACCGGCGAGCGACCCTATTCCTGCAAATTGTGTAATATGGAGTACAGATGCTCGAGCAATCTGAGCCAACACATGAAAGCTCACGCCGAGGTTCGTCCCTTTGTTTGTCAATATTGTTCCAAGTCCTTTACACGAAGATCAGCTGTGACCGTTCATGAGCGAATTCACACTGGTGAAAGGCCATTCGTCTGTTCTGTGTGCAATCGTGGATTTTACCAGAAATATGACATGGTTAAGCACGAAAAAACAcacgaaataaaaatactcaaaTGCGAAAAGTGTGAGGAGACTTTCAACTCGAAGAGCGAAATATTGAAACACCTGGAGTGCAGCCACAATTCAGAACGACAATCGACAGAAGTCAGTGGAGAATATGTGGAAATATCGGGGAACTTCGATAACTATTCGTTAAACGTCGAGTGCTCCATGGGAGAAACTGAGCAAATTGACGATATTCAATACTCGTGA
- the LOC135166420 gene encoding uncharacterized protein LOC135166420 isoform X1 yields MWCDIGQSCAMMGLQATAGKRKLEGGVGCMEFDMDMGESPSKLGRVEGSWWAMEESYTPQLNQSSSSYYDMEVNSQCLQTNPCQGTTSSPPAATQLHHPSQHYYHQRSSSNGYNQLSRPQPQWGTPHHYEPPTIRREENGKSYLELGSSYRANERCCEGSRSSWCRRGRACYRQRRLAVLNISMCKLARYRQFPDPSLHRSVLICNTLRHLEREMERDRSPPPMEPVIQAPMAQLQPPEQGRLTPFPMPPISSNETDVDSGIGDSDDSRSINWGSVLSLSSQSPLDPLNNNELLDVDIGPELDLDFMPGWKLTPLSADDILRSTNVSVTASTATQDHHVTSSISTNTTTTNGCNTSSNHESLMCVGS; encoded by the coding sequence AGTTGTGCAATGATGGGTCTGCAGGCCACGGCAGGTAAACGTAAACTGGAGGGAGGTGTGGGCTGCATGGAATTCGATATGGACATGGGTGAGAGCCCATCAAAACTCGGCAGAGTAGAGGGCAGCTGGTGGGCAATGGAGGAGAGTTACACACCACAACTGAATCAATCGTCATCATCGTACTACGACATGGAAGTTAATTCCCAATGTCTACAAACAAATCCATGCCAAGGAACGACAAGTTCACCGCCTGCAGCAACCCAGTTGCATCATCCATCCCAACATTATTATCATCAGCGTAGCAGTAGCAATGGTTACAATCAGTTATCGAGACCCCAGCCACAGTGGGGTACACCACATCATTACGAACCACCGACGATACGAAGGGAGGAGAATGGAAAGAGTTATTTGGAATTGGGCTCGAGTTACCGTGCTAATGAGAGATGCTGCGAGGGCTCAAGATCAAGCTGGTGTAGACGTGGTAGAGCGTGTTATAGACAACGTAGACTAGCCGTCCTTAATATATCAATGTGTAAACTCGCTAGGTATCGTCAATTTCCCGATCCAAGTTTGCATAGATCTGTACTCATATGCAATACCCTGAGGCATCTtgaaagagagatggagagagatagAAGTCCACCACCAATGGAGCCTGTTATACAAGCACCAATGGCACAATTACAACCACCTGAACAGGGTAGACTTACACCATTTCCAATGCCACCAATATCATCCAATGAAACTGATGTTGATTCGGGTATTGGTGACAGTGACGACAGCCGTTCAATAAATTGGGGTAGTGTATTATCATTGTCAAGTCAATCACCCCTTGATCCACTCAACAACAACGAGCTACTTGATGTTGATATTGGCCCTGAATTAGACTTAGACTTTATGCCTGGATGGAAATTAACACCACTTTCGGCTGATGATATCCTGAGAAGTACAAATGTATCGGTAACTGCGTCTACCGCAACGCAGGATCATCATGTCACCTCTTCAATTAGCACAAATACAACAACAACAAATGGTTGTAATACGAGTAGTAACCACGAATCGTTGATGTGCGTTGGTTCATAG
- the LOC135166420 gene encoding uncharacterized protein LOC135166420 isoform X2 has product MMGLQATAGKRKLEGGVGCMEFDMDMGESPSKLGRVEGSWWAMEESYTPQLNQSSSSYYDMEVNSQCLQTNPCQGTTSSPPAATQLHHPSQHYYHQRSSSNGYNQLSRPQPQWGTPHHYEPPTIRREENGKSYLELGSSYRANERCCEGSRSSWCRRGRACYRQRRLAVLNISMCKLARYRQFPDPSLHRSVLICNTLRHLEREMERDRSPPPMEPVIQAPMAQLQPPEQGRLTPFPMPPISSNETDVDSGIGDSDDSRSINWGSVLSLSSQSPLDPLNNNELLDVDIGPELDLDFMPGWKLTPLSADDILRSTNVSVTASTATQDHHVTSSISTNTTTTNGCNTSSNHESLMCVGS; this is encoded by the coding sequence ATGATGGGTCTGCAGGCCACGGCAGGTAAACGTAAACTGGAGGGAGGTGTGGGCTGCATGGAATTCGATATGGACATGGGTGAGAGCCCATCAAAACTCGGCAGAGTAGAGGGCAGCTGGTGGGCAATGGAGGAGAGTTACACACCACAACTGAATCAATCGTCATCATCGTACTACGACATGGAAGTTAATTCCCAATGTCTACAAACAAATCCATGCCAAGGAACGACAAGTTCACCGCCTGCAGCAACCCAGTTGCATCATCCATCCCAACATTATTATCATCAGCGTAGCAGTAGCAATGGTTACAATCAGTTATCGAGACCCCAGCCACAGTGGGGTACACCACATCATTACGAACCACCGACGATACGAAGGGAGGAGAATGGAAAGAGTTATTTGGAATTGGGCTCGAGTTACCGTGCTAATGAGAGATGCTGCGAGGGCTCAAGATCAAGCTGGTGTAGACGTGGTAGAGCGTGTTATAGACAACGTAGACTAGCCGTCCTTAATATATCAATGTGTAAACTCGCTAGGTATCGTCAATTTCCCGATCCAAGTTTGCATAGATCTGTACTCATATGCAATACCCTGAGGCATCTtgaaagagagatggagagagatagAAGTCCACCACCAATGGAGCCTGTTATACAAGCACCAATGGCACAATTACAACCACCTGAACAGGGTAGACTTACACCATTTCCAATGCCACCAATATCATCCAATGAAACTGATGTTGATTCGGGTATTGGTGACAGTGACGACAGCCGTTCAATAAATTGGGGTAGTGTATTATCATTGTCAAGTCAATCACCCCTTGATCCACTCAACAACAACGAGCTACTTGATGTTGATATTGGCCCTGAATTAGACTTAGACTTTATGCCTGGATGGAAATTAACACCACTTTCGGCTGATGATATCCTGAGAAGTACAAATGTATCGGTAACTGCGTCTACCGCAACGCAGGATCATCATGTCACCTCTTCAATTAGCACAAATACAACAACAACAAATGGTTGTAATACGAGTAGTAACCACGAATCGTTGATGTGCGTTGGTTCATAG